A DNA window from Ictalurus punctatus breed USDA103 chromosome 11, Coco_2.0, whole genome shotgun sequence contains the following coding sequences:
- the atp10a gene encoding phospholipid-transporting ATPase VA isoform X1, with amino-acid sequence MARENEEPGASGKKRKKRKSKKESKTRTVHANILYDHHAKAAENPNRLYANNKIKTTKYTLLSFIPKNLFEQFHRFANVYFVFIALLNFVPVVNAFQPVLALAPVLFILSVTAIKDLWEDYRRHRSDQEINHMDCLVYCRTERRYVERYWKEVRVGDFIRLRCNEIVPADVLLLSSSDPDRLCHIETATLDGETNLKQRQVVRSFIDLDTEFDHMKYNSVIECEKPNNDLNRFRGYIIHRNGRRDGLYKDNLLLRGCTIRNTEEAVGIVIYAGHETKAMLNNNGPRYKRSKLERRMNVDVFWCVIILLVMCLFSAIGHGLWMYQYGDKRPVFDVLSPEGTDLSPVVSAVYLFLTMIIVFQVLIPISLFVSIEIVKICQVYFIHQDLDLYDEETDSHLQCRALNITEDLGQMQYIFSDKTGTLTENKMVFRRCTVAGVEYSHDANARRLAMMYQDVDSEEEECVSHGGTLPRRESVCSQHSGRVVLRSQSTKSHRRTGSRAEAKRASILSKHTAFSSPMEKDITPDPQLMDKVNECGSQMEFMRFHSQLLSQIPPDLCDVFDFFIALTICNTVVVSSPDQPRQKVRRFELKSPVKTIEDFIKRFTPSRLTSGSNNSSSSSLATNRSSSQRAASSVLSSPSAESALAKLDEERLQKAFSPVPPGHDPAKVSTRDEGELRYEAESPDEAALVYAARAYNCALVGRLADQVAVELPHVGKLSFELLHTLGFDSTRKRMSVVVRHPLTEQITVYTKGADSVIMDLIRPPAADDSKGKRQRKILYKTQNYLNLYAADGLRTLCIAKRVLSKEEYACWLRRHLEAETAIQGREELLFESALRLETDLHLLGATGVEDRLQDGVPETIAALRTAGLQIWVLTGDKQETAINIAYACKLLDPEEEIITLNADSQEACAVLLDESLHYIQAKFLCSSSSDPQATRLVQQDYSSVHFLSPGSGSAPTGPFLVHRLGLVIDGRTLAYALDKSLENKFLAVARNCRSVLCCRSTPLQKSMVVKLVRNKLKVMTLAIGDGANDVSMIQVADVGVGISGQEGMQAVMASDFALPRFQYLQKLLLVHGHWCYSRLANMILYFFYKNAMFVALIFWYQFYCGFSGSAMIDQWYLIFFNLMFSAFPQLITATLDKDVSSETLQELPQLYTNGQNSEEYKPYMFWMNMIDAFYQSLICFFIPYFAYADSDVDLFSWGTPITTLALLTILLQLGIETKTWTWMNWASIAFSVGLFFTVALCYNASCPTCYSPSNPYWTMQRLLGDPLFYLLCVVTPITALLPRYFYRACQGSLFPSPVQVGRQLDRFAPELRRRLLHQNQAKLFPFCRPFLKPCSSTRTNLYPAHAKHKPRAADPGMTKSMEMKDTSRSSRNTENHVVRNSENSPRGPSESSTLPYTKDQHQPEPGVLTSTPLPPHTDSVQLVSPPSGGPPGITYKTSSDVPENLTPERLREPPSGS; translated from the exons AACCGAGCGGCGCTACGTGGAGCGGTACTGGAAGGAGGTCCGTGTGGGAGATTTCATCCGGCTGCGCTGTAACGAGATCGTTCCGGCCGACGTGCTGCTGCTGAGCTCCAGCGATCCGGACCGGCTGTGTCACATCGAGACGGCCACGCTAGACGGAGAGACCAACCTGAAGCAGAGACAGGTGGTGCGCAGCTTCATCGACCTG GACACGGAGTTCGACCACATGAAGTACAACAGCGTTATCGAGTGTGAGAAGCCCAACAACGACCTGAACCGTTTCCGTGGCTACAT aatcCATCGTAACGGAAGGAGAGATGGTCTCTACAAAGACAACCTGCTGCTCAGAGGCTGCACCATTCGCAATACAGAGGAAGCTGTGGGCATAGTCATCTACGCAG GTCACGAAACCAAAGCCATGTTAAACAACAACGGGCCGCGGTACAAACGCAGCAAACTGGAGCGACGGATGAACGTGGACGTCTTCTGGTGTGTCATCATCCTGCTGGTCATGTGTCTGTTCTCCGCCATCG gtcacGGTTTGTGGATGTATCAGTACGGAGATAAGAGGCCCGTGTTTGATGTTCTGAGTCCTGAGGGAACAGATTTGTCTCCGGTCGTCTCGGCCGTGTATCTGTTCCTCACCATGATCATCGTGTTCcag GTGCTGATCCCCATCTCGCTCTTCGTCTCCATCGAGATTGTGAAGATCTGCCAGGTTTACTTCATCCACCAGGACCTGGACCTGTACGACGAGGAGACGGACTCTCACCTGCAGTGCCGAGCTCTGAACATCACCGAGGACCTCGGCCAGATGCAGTACATCTTCTCCGATAAGACGGGAACGCTCACCGAGAACAAGATGGTGTTCCGGCGCTGCACCGTGGCCGGAGTCGAGTACTCGCACGACGCTAACG CGCGGAGGCTGGCGATGATGTACCAGGACGTGGACTCTGAGGAAGAGGAGTGTGTGTCTCACGGAGGAACGTTACCgaggagagagagcgtgtgtagTCAGCACAGCGGCCGAGTCGTCCTGCGCTCGCAGAGCACCAAATCACACCGCCGCACCGGGAGCCGAGCCGAGGCCAAGCGGGCCAGCATCCTGTCCAAACACACAGCCTTCAGCAGTCCCATG GAGAAAGACATCACTCCGGACCCTCAGCTGATGGATAAGGTGAACGAGTGCGGCAGTCAGATGGAGTTCATGCGCTTCCACAGTCAGCTCCTGAGCCAGATCCCTCCTGACCTGTGTGACGTCTTCGACTTCTTCATCGCTCTCACCATCTGCAACACGGTGGTCGTGTCGTCCCCCGATCAGCCGCGCCAGAAG GTGCGACGTTTTGAGCTGAAATCCCCGGTGAAGACCATCGAGGACTTTATCAAGCGCTTCACGCCGAGTCGCCTGACATCGGGCTCCAACAACAGCAGCTCGTCCAGCCTGGCCACCAACCGCTCGTCGTCTCAGCGCGCCGCCTCCAGCGTGCTGTCCTCGCCGTCGGCCGAGAGCGCGCTCGCCAAACTGGACGAGGAGCGTCTGCAGAAGGCCTTCAGCCCCGTCCCGCCCGGACACGACCCGGCCAAGGTTTCCACTCGGGACGAAGGCGAGCTGCGTTACGAAGCAGAGTCTCCGGACGAAGCGGCCCTGGTGTACGCCGCCCGTGCCTACAACTGCGCTCTGGTGGGCCGACTGGCGGATCAGGTGGCCGTGGAGCTGCCGCATGTGGGAAAGCTGAGCTTCGAGCTGCTGCACACGCTGGGATTCGACTCCACGCGTAAGCGCATGTCCGTGGTGGTGCGGCATCCGCTCACCGAGCAGATCACCGTGTACACCAAAGGAGCCGACTCGGTCATCATGGACCTCATCAGACCACCTGCAGCAG ACGACTCCAAAGGCAAACGGCAACGCAAAATCCTCTACAAAACCCAGAACTACTTGAACCTGTACGCCGCCGACGGCCTCCGAACTCTGTGCATCGCCAAAAGG GTCCTCAGTAAAGAAGAGTACGCCTGCTGGCTGCGGCGCCACCTGGAGGCTGAAACGGCCATCCAGGGACGAGAGGAGCTGCTGTTTGAATCCGCACTACGACTGGAGACCGATCTTCATCTGTTAG GAGCGACGGGGGTCGAAGACCGGCTGCAGGACGGCGTGCCCGAGACCATCGCTGCTCTGAGGACGGCGGGGCTGCAGATCTGGGTGCTGACGGGGGACAAACAGGAGACGGCCATCAACATTGCGTACGCCTGCAAGCTGCTCGACCCCGAGGAGGAAATCATCACGCTCAACGCCGACTCGCAG GAGGCCTGTGCTGTTCTACTTGATGAAAGTCTGCACTACATCCAGGCTAAGTTCCTGTGCAGTTCCTCATCAGACCCCCAGGCGACCCGGCTTGTCCAGCAGGACTACAGCAGCGTGCACTTCCTGTCTCCAGGTTCTGGCTCCGCCCCCACAGGCCCGTTCCTGGTGCACCGGCTGGGTTTGGTGATTGACGGCCGCACTCTGGCCtacgctctggataagagtcTGGAGAATAAGTTCCTGGCCGTGGCCCGGAACTGCAGGTCGGTGCTGTGCTGTCGCTCCACACCGCTGCAGAAGAGCATGGTGGTCAAACTCGTGCGCAACAAACTCAAGGTCATGACCCTGGCCATAG GTGACGGGGCTAATGATGTCAGCATGATCCAGGTAGCAGATGTTGGTGTGGGCATCTCGGGGCAGGAGGGCATGCAG GCGGTGATGGCCAGCGATTTCGCTCTTCCTCGCTTTCAGTACCTGCAGAAGCTCCTCCTGGTTCATGGACACTGGTGCTACTCTCGTCTGGCCAACATGATCCTCTACTTCTTCTACAAAAACGCT ATGTTTGTGGCGCTGATCTTCTGGTATCAGTTTTACTGCGGGTTCTCCGGCTCGGCCATGATCGATCAGTGGTATCTGATCTTCTTCAACCTGATGTTCTCGGCGTTCCCGCAGCTCATCACCGCCACGCTGGACAAAGACGTGTCCTCGGAGACCCTGCAGGAACTACCTCAGCTCTATACGAACGGACAGAACTCGGAG gaatACAAGCCGTACATGTTCTGGATGAATATGATCGATGCCTTCTACCAAAGTCTCATCTGTTTTTTCATCCCTTACTTT GCGTACGCTGACTCGGATGTGGATCTGTTCAGCTGGGGCACGCCCATCACCACGCTCGCCCTCCTCACCATCCTGCTGCAGCTCGGCATCGAAACCAAAACCTGG ACGTGGATGAACTGGGCGTCCATAGCGTTCAGCGTGGGCCTGTTCTTCACCGTGGCTCTGTGCTACAACGCCTCCTGCCCCACCTGCTACTCCCCCTCCAACCCCTACTGGACCATGCAGAGGCTTCTGGGAGATCCTCTCTTCTACCTGCTGTGCGTCGTCACGCCCATCACTGCCCTTCTGCCCAG ATATTTCTACCGAGCGTGTCAGGGTTCCTTGTTCCCCAGCCCGGTGCAGGTGGGCCGTCAGCTGGACAGGTTTGCACCCGAGCTGCGCAGACGCCTGCTGCACCAGAACCAGGCCAAGCTCTTCCCTTTCTGCAGACCTTTCCTCAAGCCCTGCAGCTCCACTCGCACGAACCTGTACCCCGCCCACGCCAAGCACAAGCCCAGGGCCGCCGATCCCGGCATGACCAAGAGCATGGAGATGAAGGACACGTCCCGGAGTTCCAGGAACACCGAGAACCACGTGGTGCGGAACTCCGAGAACTCTCCACGCGGACCTAGCGAGAGCAGCACGCTACCGTACACCAAAGATCAGCATCAGCCTGAGCCTGGCGTGCTCACGTCCACGCCGCTGCCGCCTCACACAGACAGCGTGCAGCTCGTATCGCCCCCTAGCGGCGGTCCTCCGGGCATCACGTACAAAACGAGTTCTGACGTCCCGGAGAACCTGACGCCCGAGCGTCTCCGGGAACCGCCTTCGGGTTCGTGA
- the atp10a gene encoding phospholipid-transporting ATPase VA isoform X2 — protein MARENEEPGASGKKRKKRKSKKESKTRTVHANILYDHHAKAAENPNRLYANNKIKTTKYTLLSFIPKNLFEQFHRFANVYFVFIALLNFVPVVNAFQPVLALAPVLFILSVTAIKDLWEDYRRHRSDQEINHMDCLVYCRTERRYVERYWKEVRVGDFIRLRCNEIVPADVLLLSSSDPDRLCHIETATLDGETNLKQRQVVRSFIDLDTEFDHMKYNSVIECEKPNNDLNRFRGYIIHRNGRRDGLYKDNLLLRGCTIRNTEEAVGIVIYAGHETKAMLNNNGPRYKRSKLERRMNVDVFWCVIILLVMCLFSAIGHGLWMYQYGDKRPVFDVLSPEGTDLSPVVSAVYLFLTMIIVFQVLIPISLFVSIEIVKICQVYFIHQDLDLYDEETDSHLQCRALNITEDLGQMQYIFSDKTGTLTENKMVFRRCTVAGVEYSHDANARRLAMMYQDVDSEEEECVSHGGTLPRRESVCSQHSGRVVLRSQSTKSHRRTGSRAEAKRASILSKHTAFSSPMEKDITPDPQLMDKVNECGSQMEFMRFHSQLLSQIPPDLCDVFDFFIALTICNTVVVSSPDQPRQKVRRFELKSPVKTIEDFIKRFTPSRLTSGSNNSSSSSLATNRSSSQRAASSVLSSPSAESALAKLDEERLQKAFSPVPPGHDPAKVSTRDEGELRYEAESPDEAALVYAARAYNCALVGRLADQVAVELPHVGKLSFELLHTLGFDSTRKRMSVVVRHPLTEQITVYTKGADSVIMDLIRPPAADDSKGKRQRKILYKTQNYLNLYAADGLRTLCIAKRVLSKEEYACWLRRHLEAETAIQGREELLFESALRLETDLHLLGATGVEDRLQDGVPETIAALRTAGLQIWVLTGDKQETAINIAYACKLLDPEEEIITLNADSQEACAVLLDESLHYIQAKFLCSSSSDPQATRLVQQDYSSVHFLSPGSGSAPTGPFLVHRLGLVIDGRTLAYALDKSLENKFLAVARNCRSVLCCRSTPLQKSMVVKLVRNKLKVMTLAIGDGANDVSMIQVADVGVGISGQEGMQAVMASDFALPRFQYLQKLLLVHGHWCYSRLANMILYFFYKNAEYKPYMFWMNMIDAFYQSLICFFIPYFAYADSDVDLFSWGTPITTLALLTILLQLGIETKTWTWMNWASIAFSVGLFFTVALCYNASCPTCYSPSNPYWTMQRLLGDPLFYLLCVVTPITALLPRYFYRACQGSLFPSPVQVGRQLDRFAPELRRRLLHQNQAKLFPFCRPFLKPCSSTRTNLYPAHAKHKPRAADPGMTKSMEMKDTSRSSRNTENHVVRNSENSPRGPSESSTLPYTKDQHQPEPGVLTSTPLPPHTDSVQLVSPPSGGPPGITYKTSSDVPENLTPERLREPPSGS, from the exons AACCGAGCGGCGCTACGTGGAGCGGTACTGGAAGGAGGTCCGTGTGGGAGATTTCATCCGGCTGCGCTGTAACGAGATCGTTCCGGCCGACGTGCTGCTGCTGAGCTCCAGCGATCCGGACCGGCTGTGTCACATCGAGACGGCCACGCTAGACGGAGAGACCAACCTGAAGCAGAGACAGGTGGTGCGCAGCTTCATCGACCTG GACACGGAGTTCGACCACATGAAGTACAACAGCGTTATCGAGTGTGAGAAGCCCAACAACGACCTGAACCGTTTCCGTGGCTACAT aatcCATCGTAACGGAAGGAGAGATGGTCTCTACAAAGACAACCTGCTGCTCAGAGGCTGCACCATTCGCAATACAGAGGAAGCTGTGGGCATAGTCATCTACGCAG GTCACGAAACCAAAGCCATGTTAAACAACAACGGGCCGCGGTACAAACGCAGCAAACTGGAGCGACGGATGAACGTGGACGTCTTCTGGTGTGTCATCATCCTGCTGGTCATGTGTCTGTTCTCCGCCATCG gtcacGGTTTGTGGATGTATCAGTACGGAGATAAGAGGCCCGTGTTTGATGTTCTGAGTCCTGAGGGAACAGATTTGTCTCCGGTCGTCTCGGCCGTGTATCTGTTCCTCACCATGATCATCGTGTTCcag GTGCTGATCCCCATCTCGCTCTTCGTCTCCATCGAGATTGTGAAGATCTGCCAGGTTTACTTCATCCACCAGGACCTGGACCTGTACGACGAGGAGACGGACTCTCACCTGCAGTGCCGAGCTCTGAACATCACCGAGGACCTCGGCCAGATGCAGTACATCTTCTCCGATAAGACGGGAACGCTCACCGAGAACAAGATGGTGTTCCGGCGCTGCACCGTGGCCGGAGTCGAGTACTCGCACGACGCTAACG CGCGGAGGCTGGCGATGATGTACCAGGACGTGGACTCTGAGGAAGAGGAGTGTGTGTCTCACGGAGGAACGTTACCgaggagagagagcgtgtgtagTCAGCACAGCGGCCGAGTCGTCCTGCGCTCGCAGAGCACCAAATCACACCGCCGCACCGGGAGCCGAGCCGAGGCCAAGCGGGCCAGCATCCTGTCCAAACACACAGCCTTCAGCAGTCCCATG GAGAAAGACATCACTCCGGACCCTCAGCTGATGGATAAGGTGAACGAGTGCGGCAGTCAGATGGAGTTCATGCGCTTCCACAGTCAGCTCCTGAGCCAGATCCCTCCTGACCTGTGTGACGTCTTCGACTTCTTCATCGCTCTCACCATCTGCAACACGGTGGTCGTGTCGTCCCCCGATCAGCCGCGCCAGAAG GTGCGACGTTTTGAGCTGAAATCCCCGGTGAAGACCATCGAGGACTTTATCAAGCGCTTCACGCCGAGTCGCCTGACATCGGGCTCCAACAACAGCAGCTCGTCCAGCCTGGCCACCAACCGCTCGTCGTCTCAGCGCGCCGCCTCCAGCGTGCTGTCCTCGCCGTCGGCCGAGAGCGCGCTCGCCAAACTGGACGAGGAGCGTCTGCAGAAGGCCTTCAGCCCCGTCCCGCCCGGACACGACCCGGCCAAGGTTTCCACTCGGGACGAAGGCGAGCTGCGTTACGAAGCAGAGTCTCCGGACGAAGCGGCCCTGGTGTACGCCGCCCGTGCCTACAACTGCGCTCTGGTGGGCCGACTGGCGGATCAGGTGGCCGTGGAGCTGCCGCATGTGGGAAAGCTGAGCTTCGAGCTGCTGCACACGCTGGGATTCGACTCCACGCGTAAGCGCATGTCCGTGGTGGTGCGGCATCCGCTCACCGAGCAGATCACCGTGTACACCAAAGGAGCCGACTCGGTCATCATGGACCTCATCAGACCACCTGCAGCAG ACGACTCCAAAGGCAAACGGCAACGCAAAATCCTCTACAAAACCCAGAACTACTTGAACCTGTACGCCGCCGACGGCCTCCGAACTCTGTGCATCGCCAAAAGG GTCCTCAGTAAAGAAGAGTACGCCTGCTGGCTGCGGCGCCACCTGGAGGCTGAAACGGCCATCCAGGGACGAGAGGAGCTGCTGTTTGAATCCGCACTACGACTGGAGACCGATCTTCATCTGTTAG GAGCGACGGGGGTCGAAGACCGGCTGCAGGACGGCGTGCCCGAGACCATCGCTGCTCTGAGGACGGCGGGGCTGCAGATCTGGGTGCTGACGGGGGACAAACAGGAGACGGCCATCAACATTGCGTACGCCTGCAAGCTGCTCGACCCCGAGGAGGAAATCATCACGCTCAACGCCGACTCGCAG GAGGCCTGTGCTGTTCTACTTGATGAAAGTCTGCACTACATCCAGGCTAAGTTCCTGTGCAGTTCCTCATCAGACCCCCAGGCGACCCGGCTTGTCCAGCAGGACTACAGCAGCGTGCACTTCCTGTCTCCAGGTTCTGGCTCCGCCCCCACAGGCCCGTTCCTGGTGCACCGGCTGGGTTTGGTGATTGACGGCCGCACTCTGGCCtacgctctggataagagtcTGGAGAATAAGTTCCTGGCCGTGGCCCGGAACTGCAGGTCGGTGCTGTGCTGTCGCTCCACACCGCTGCAGAAGAGCATGGTGGTCAAACTCGTGCGCAACAAACTCAAGGTCATGACCCTGGCCATAG GTGACGGGGCTAATGATGTCAGCATGATCCAGGTAGCAGATGTTGGTGTGGGCATCTCGGGGCAGGAGGGCATGCAG GCGGTGATGGCCAGCGATTTCGCTCTTCCTCGCTTTCAGTACCTGCAGAAGCTCCTCCTGGTTCATGGACACTGGTGCTACTCTCGTCTGGCCAACATGATCCTCTACTTCTTCTACAAAAACGCT gaatACAAGCCGTACATGTTCTGGATGAATATGATCGATGCCTTCTACCAAAGTCTCATCTGTTTTTTCATCCCTTACTTT GCGTACGCTGACTCGGATGTGGATCTGTTCAGCTGGGGCACGCCCATCACCACGCTCGCCCTCCTCACCATCCTGCTGCAGCTCGGCATCGAAACCAAAACCTGG ACGTGGATGAACTGGGCGTCCATAGCGTTCAGCGTGGGCCTGTTCTTCACCGTGGCTCTGTGCTACAACGCCTCCTGCCCCACCTGCTACTCCCCCTCCAACCCCTACTGGACCATGCAGAGGCTTCTGGGAGATCCTCTCTTCTACCTGCTGTGCGTCGTCACGCCCATCACTGCCCTTCTGCCCAG ATATTTCTACCGAGCGTGTCAGGGTTCCTTGTTCCCCAGCCCGGTGCAGGTGGGCCGTCAGCTGGACAGGTTTGCACCCGAGCTGCGCAGACGCCTGCTGCACCAGAACCAGGCCAAGCTCTTCCCTTTCTGCAGACCTTTCCTCAAGCCCTGCAGCTCCACTCGCACGAACCTGTACCCCGCCCACGCCAAGCACAAGCCCAGGGCCGCCGATCCCGGCATGACCAAGAGCATGGAGATGAAGGACACGTCCCGGAGTTCCAGGAACACCGAGAACCACGTGGTGCGGAACTCCGAGAACTCTCCACGCGGACCTAGCGAGAGCAGCACGCTACCGTACACCAAAGATCAGCATCAGCCTGAGCCTGGCGTGCTCACGTCCACGCCGCTGCCGCCTCACACAGACAGCGTGCAGCTCGTATCGCCCCCTAGCGGCGGTCCTCCGGGCATCACGTACAAAACGAGTTCTGACGTCCCGGAGAACCTGACGCCCGAGCGTCTCCGGGAACCGCCTTCGGGTTCGTGA